A window of the Cannabis sativa cultivar Pink pepper isolate KNU-18-1 chromosome X, ASM2916894v1, whole genome shotgun sequence genome harbors these coding sequences:
- the LOC115699223 gene encoding uncharacterized protein LOC115699223 isoform X1 encodes MSPACCGDNGCAAALDRDSPGQDTAAHCNRSDRSSSSSFSSSSSSSSVVYSSLPLKDSEKLQRIVIAAAKGFSIGAGLKGGLALFSILVRLRRRKASASLRKEGVITNSEAIVTALKETLRYGLFLGTFAGTFVSVDEIIGSLGGHRRTAKWRALLAGAIAGPSMLLTGVNTQHTSLAIYILMRAAVLASRCGIKSKRFGRYCKPLTWAHGDIFLMCVSSSQILSAYILKQDSLPPSYKSFLNKHGGKDTVILNAVKEIASGMPFSNLDAVKKYYRTVGVDVKLDPDMKVPCSIVHGNQSCSSHVVSFLIQAYKRALPVYLPVYLIPALIVHRQDLSKRPYTILGKGLLGTARSSLFLSVYCSSAWMWTCIFFRIFRKCNIPMVAMGTFPTGLALAIEKKSRRIEISLYCLARAIESFFTCMAEAGYLPQSKNFKRADVVIFSLSTAIIMHCYAQEREVFRSKYLNVLDWVFGIPPPPCETPRCKRSLETELGFQDTV; translated from the exons ATGTCGCCTGCCTGCTGTGGCGACAATGGTTGCGCCGCCGCTCTTGATCGCGATTCCCCCGGTCAAGATACTGCTGCGCATTGCAACAGATCCGATCgttcatcttcatcttccttttcttcttcttcttcttcttcttcggtaGTTTACAGTTCATTGCCATTGAAGGACTCCGAGAAGCTTCAGAGGATAGTGATTGCTGCGGCGAAGGGCTTCAGTATTGGAGCTGGTCTCAAAGGCGGTCTCGCTCTTTTCTCTATTTTAGTTCGGTTGAGACGAAGAAAGGCGTCGGCTTCTCTCAG GAAGGAAGGAGTGATAACGAATAGTGAGGCAATCGTTACTGCTCTGAAGGAGACACTGCGATACGGTCTATTTCTTGGCACTTTCGCTGGTACATTTGTCTCGGTCGATGAGATTATAGGCTCTTTGGGAGGTCATCGTAG GACAGCAAAATGGAGGGCTCTTTTAGCAGGGGCTATAGCTGGACCTTCCATGCTTCTTACTGGAGTTAATACGCAGCACACTAGTTTGGCTATTTACATACTTATGCGAGCTGCGGTTTTAGCGTCGCGTTGTGGGATTAAAAGCAAACGGTTTGGGAGATATTGTAAGCCACTCACATGGGCTCATGGCGACATTTTCCTTATGTGTGTCTCTTCTTCCCAAATTCT GTCTGCTTACATACTGAAGCAGGATAGTTTGCCTCCATCTTATAAATCATTCCTCAATAAACATGGTGGAAAGGATACTGTTATCTTGAATGCTGTGAAAGAGATTGCGTCTGGCATGCCTTTCAGCAACTTGGATgctgtaaaaaaatattacagaaCTGTTGGCGTGGACGTTAAACTAGATCCTGATATGAAAGTTCCCTGCTCG ATTGTGCATGGAAACCAGTCATGCAGTTCACATGTTGTTTCTTTTCTTATTCAAGCCTATAAAAGAGCATTACCAGTTTATCTACCAGTATATCTGATTCCTGCACTTATAGTTCATCGTCAGGACCTCTCGAAAAG GCCTTACACAATACTAGGAAAAGGTCTTCTTGGTACTGCAAGATCAAGCTTGTTTCTGTCTGTATATTGCTCATCAGCCTG GATGTGGACGTGCATATTCTTCAGGATTTTCAGGAAATGTAATATTCCAATGGTGGCAATGGGAACG TTTCCTACAGGTCTAGCTTTGGCCATTGAGAAGAAAAGCAGGCGTATCGAAATATCACTCTACTGCCTTGCTCGTGCCATTGAGAGCTTCTTCACATGCATGGCCGAAGCTGGGTACTTGCCCCAGTCAAAGAATTTTAAGAGAGCTGATGTGGTGATTTTCAGCTTATCAACAGCCATCATAATGCACTGTTATGCACAAGAGAGGGAAGTCTTTCGATCCAAATACTTGAACGTTCTCGATTGGGTTTTTGGCATTCCACCTCCACCATGTGAGACCCCTCGTTGCAAAAGAAGTTTAGAAACTGAATTGGGTTTCCAAGACACGGTTTGA
- the LOC115699223 gene encoding uncharacterized protein LOC115699223 isoform X2, whose protein sequence is MLLTGVNTQHTSLAIYILMRAAVLASRCGIKSKRFGRYCKPLTWAHGDIFLMCVSSSQILSAYILKQDSLPPSYKSFLNKHGGKDTVILNAVKEIASGMPFSNLDAVKKYYRTVGVDVKLDPDMKVPCSIVHGNQSCSSHVVSFLIQAYKRALPVYLPVYLIPALIVHRQDLSKRPYTILGKGLLGTARSSLFLSVYCSSAWMWTCIFFRIFRKCNIPMVAMGTFPTGLALAIEKKSRRIEISLYCLARAIESFFTCMAEAGYLPQSKNFKRADVVIFSLSTAIIMHCYAQEREVFRSKYLNVLDWVFGIPPPPCETPRCKRSLETELGFQDTV, encoded by the exons ATGCTTCTTACTGGAGTTAATACGCAGCACACTAGTTTGGCTATTTACATACTTATGCGAGCTGCGGTTTTAGCGTCGCGTTGTGGGATTAAAAGCAAACGGTTTGGGAGATATTGTAAGCCACTCACATGGGCTCATGGCGACATTTTCCTTATGTGTGTCTCTTCTTCCCAAATTCT GTCTGCTTACATACTGAAGCAGGATAGTTTGCCTCCATCTTATAAATCATTCCTCAATAAACATGGTGGAAAGGATACTGTTATCTTGAATGCTGTGAAAGAGATTGCGTCTGGCATGCCTTTCAGCAACTTGGATgctgtaaaaaaatattacagaaCTGTTGGCGTGGACGTTAAACTAGATCCTGATATGAAAGTTCCCTGCTCG ATTGTGCATGGAAACCAGTCATGCAGTTCACATGTTGTTTCTTTTCTTATTCAAGCCTATAAAAGAGCATTACCAGTTTATCTACCAGTATATCTGATTCCTGCACTTATAGTTCATCGTCAGGACCTCTCGAAAAG GCCTTACACAATACTAGGAAAAGGTCTTCTTGGTACTGCAAGATCAAGCTTGTTTCTGTCTGTATATTGCTCATCAGCCTG GATGTGGACGTGCATATTCTTCAGGATTTTCAGGAAATGTAATATTCCAATGGTGGCAATGGGAACG TTTCCTACAGGTCTAGCTTTGGCCATTGAGAAGAAAAGCAGGCGTATCGAAATATCACTCTACTGCCTTGCTCGTGCCATTGAGAGCTTCTTCACATGCATGGCCGAAGCTGGGTACTTGCCCCAGTCAAAGAATTTTAAGAGAGCTGATGTGGTGATTTTCAGCTTATCAACAGCCATCATAATGCACTGTTATGCACAAGAGAGGGAAGTCTTTCGATCCAAATACTTGAACGTTCTCGATTGGGTTTTTGGCATTCCACCTCCACCATGTGAGACCCCTCGTTGCAAAAGAAGTTTAGAAACTGAATTGGGTTTCCAAGACACGGTTTGA